The sequence below is a genomic window from Thermoleophilaceae bacterium.
CACGCCCGATGCCTACCCGCGCATCTTCGCCCTCGGCGGCGTGGTCACGCCCTACGCCGGCTCCTCCATGGGCTTCGTCAAGCAGTGGGAGCAGCTCAAGCCCATGCGCAGCGAGCGCCATTACTTCGGCTTCGGATACGGCGCCGACATGAACGGCTTCGGCGCACAGGGCGCTCCGCGCAATGCGGAGGACACCCCGGTGAGCTATCCGTTCACCTCCTTCGACGGCGGCGTCACGCTCGACCGCCAGCGCAGCGGCGAGCGCGTGTTCGACATCAACGAGGACGGCGTCGCGCACTACGGCCTCTATCCCGACTGGGTCGAGGACCTGCGGATGCTCGCGGGCGACGAGATCGTGGAAGACATGGCGCGCGGCGCCGAGGCCTATCTGCAGATGTGGGAGCGCGCGGAGGGGATCCCGCAGCGCACGTGCCGCTCCCCCCGCGCCCGCGTGCTCAGCCGCGGAGTCGGCAACGTGCGCCTGCACGCCACGCCGCAGCAGCTGCTCGAACGGGCCGGCCAGCCCGCGGAGCGCCCGGGCCGCGCCTGGAGCTGGTGCGTGCGCGGACGTGGCAACGCCGAGGCGGACGTCACCGCTGTCTTCACGCCGCGCGGCCGGGTGGGGCTCGTCACGAGCACCGCCCGCGGCTACCGCGCGCGCCGCATCGGACCGGGCGCGAGCGCGAGCCGCCTGAGCGGCAGCGCCGAAGAGCACGGTCCGGGCCTGATGGTGCGGCCCGGCGGCCGGGGCACGAGCCTCGTCTACGGCGTGAGCGACGGTCGCGTGACCTTCGTGGCCGTGGCCGCGCGCTCGGTGGCCGAGCGTCCGGGGCGGCTGCGCCACTACCTCCACCTGGCCGGCCTGCGCTGAGCGCGGGATACTCGCGCGCGTGACCGCGTTCGTCACGACCGGCGCCGGCTTCCTGCTCGCCGTGCTGTGGTTCGACCTGATGTTCGACGTCCAGACGCTGCGCCCGCGCGGGCGCGAGCTGCCGGAAGAGATCCTGGCCTCGATCGCCGGCTACTACGGGCGGGTGACCACGGCCGCGCGGCCGATGAACAGGCTGATCGCCGCGGTGATGCTCGCGACGGTCGCCGCAATCGCGGTACAGATCGCCGAGGGTGACGTGCGGGCCTGGGTCGGCTGGGCTTCGCTCGGGCTGGCCGGCGCGGCCGTCGCGCTCGCGGCCGCGCACACGGTGCCGGCGGCCGTGCGCCTGGGCAAGCGGCGCGACACGGCCGAGGTACAGAGCCGCCTGGCTCGGTCGATCCTGCGCGACCACCTGCTCTGCCTGGGGGCGATCGCCGCGCTGCTCACGCTTCAGCTCGCCCTCGCCTCGTGATCGCCACGGTCAGAGCTGGGAGTCGTCCAGCTCGAGCCCGAGCAGCGCGCGCCCGGGGAGCGTGCGCGATCGCGGAGCCCATCGGGGCGAACACGCTTGCGCGCCGCGGCGACTGGCTCGAGCGGGGACATCCGTGGTTTCTACCAGCGCCGTGGGGGAAGCCGAGGGGACATGCAACTTCTACGCACCCTCATCGGCCTCCTGTTCGCGGCTCACGGCGCCCAGAAGCTGTTCGGCTGGTTCGGAGGCGGCGGTCCCGCCGGCACGGGCGAGATGTTCGAGTCCATGGGCCTGAGCCCCGGGAAGCGCAACGCGCTCGCCGCCGGCGCGGCCGAGACCGGCGGCGGGGCCCTGATCGCGGCCGACATCGGCAAGCCGCTCGCGGCGGCAGCCCTCAGCGGCAGCATGGTCACCGCCGTCCGCCATGCTCATCTCCCCAAGGGGCTCTGGAATCACGAGGGCGGCTATGAGTACAACCTCGTGCTGCTCGCCGGCATCTTCGCGATCGTGGCCGAGGACGACGGCCTGCCGTGGGCGATCGGCGCGCTGGCGGCGGGCGCCGCGGGCTCCTTTGCCACCACCGCGCTCGCGGAGCGCGAGGCCGAGACGGTCGAGGAGGAGGCAGTGGTGCGTGAGGCGCCGCGTGTGGTGGCGCCCGTGACGTAACGTCCCACGCGTGGGACGCAGGGGACTCGCCGGGCTGATCGTGGCCGCAGCCGTGCTGGCGGCTCTCGCGCCGGGTGCGGCCGCCCAGCCGATCGTGGTGGAGGGAGTGGGGGCCCATGCGGTCATCGAGCGCTCACCGCTGCGGATCTCGTTCCAGGACGAGCACGGCCGCACCGTCCTGCGCCAGGCCCGGGGCGAGGGGCCATTGGCGGTGCCGCCCGTCCCGGAGCCGCAGCCGGGCGGCGCCGACCTGCTGGACGCCCCGGCGCTGTACGCGCCGTTCCCGTTCCTCGTGGGCGCGCGGTCGAGCGTGGAGATCCCTGCCACCCAGTGGGTGGGCAACCTGCTCACCGGGGTCGAGGGCGGCGTGGCGCACTCCGCCCGCGACGTGCTGGCGGTCGAGCGCGCCGGCGACGGTGTCCGGCTCACGGTGTCCACCACCGACCCGAGCCGGCGCCTGCTCGTTGAGGTCGCTCCCGGTGCCCCGGGCACGATGCGGGTGTCGGCGAAGGTGACGCCCGACGACGGCGTGGTGACCCTGGGCGACGCCTTCGTCAGCCGGGCCGGCGAGGCGTTCCGCGGCTTCGGCGGCCGCCACAATGCGCTCGACCAGCGCGGCGAGGACTTCGTGAACTGGGTGGCGCAGCAGAACGTGGGCGCGGGCCCGCTCGAGCCGATCGTGGCGGCGCTCCCGGGGACCGGCGGCGACCGCTACATGTTCCCCAACGGGCCGCACGGCGCCTTCCACGTCCAGTCCCAGTTCATCTCCTCGAGTGGCTACGGCTTCCTGCTCGACCGCGACGAGCTGTCGTCCTGGCGCATGGCATCGGACCGAGACGACGCGTGGCAGGTGAGCGCGGCGGCCCCGGCCGTGGACTACCTCGTGGCGCCGGGCGAGCCCTCCGAGGCCATCGGCTCGCTCACCGCGGTGGGCGGGCGCCACCGCGTGCCGCCCTCGTGGGCGCTCGGCCCGCAACTCGACCGCCTCACCCGCTTCGGCACCGAGACCGAGGCGAGCTACAAGGCCTCCGTGGAGCAGGACCTGCGCGACATCGAGCGCTTCGACCTCCCGCTGTCTGCCTACCGGATCGAGGCGTGGCGCTACTACGAGCCCGCGCAGCTCGAGCGCGTGATCGACCGCCTGCACGCGCGCGGCATCCGCGCCCTCCTCTACTTCCGGGCGTTCGTGGGCACGGACGAGATCGGCACGGACGACCCGGCGGAGTTCGACGAGGCGCTGTCGAAGCGGTACGTGGCCACCACCCCGGGCGGGTTGCCCTACGTCTTCATCGGCAACTTCTTCGGCCCCACGGCGCTGATCGACTTCACCGACCCCGCCGCGCGCCGCTGGTGGACCCGCCGCGTCCAGGCCGCTCTCGACCTGGGCGCCGACGGCTTCATGCAGGACTTCGGCGAGCAGGTGCTCTCCGGCATGCGCTTCCACGACGGCTCGACCGGCGCCGAGATGCACAACCGCTACCCGGTCCTCTTCCACCGCATCACGCGCGAGGCGGTGGAGGAGTGGGAGGCCGAGCACCCCGGCCGCGACGTCTGGTTCTTCACCCGCGCCGGCTACTCGGGCACGCCCGGCAGCGCGGCGCACGAGGGCGGCAACTTCCCCGGCGACGAGACCACGGACTGGAGCCGCTCGTCGGGGCTGGCCTCATTGGCAACCGACATGCTCAACCGCGCCGTGGGTGGCGCGTACGGCTACGGCACCGACATCGGCGGCTACTTCGACTTCCACACCCCGCCCACCACCAAGGAGCTGTTCATCCGCTGGGCCGAGTGGGCGGTGCTCTCGCCGCTCATGCGCCTGCACGGCTCGATCAACGCGGGCACCCACACGCCGTGGTCCTTCGACGCGCAGACGGTGGCGATCTACAACCGCCTCTCGCGGCTGCGGCTGGAGGCGGCCCCCTACATCGAGGAGGCGTGGCGGGAGGCGGCAGCAACGGGCGTGCCGCCCACCCGGCCGCTGTGGCTGGCGTTCCCAGGCGACCCGGAGGCGGCGCGCCAGGACCAGCAGTGGATGCTCGGCGACGACGTCCTGGTGGCGCCGGTGGTGGAGGAGGGGGCGCGCTCGCGACGCGTGTACTTCCCCGCCGGCTGCTGGGAGCACCCCGAGACCGGCGAGCGCTTCGAAGGCACCGGCTACGCGCGCGTGGCCGCGCCGCTGGGACGGCTGCCGTACTTCTTTGCCTGCGGCGAGACGCCTTTCTGACGCAGCTAGCCTCAACCGCGATGTCTGCTCGCCTGCTCCTCGCCTGCCTGGCCCTCGTCGCCCTCGCCGCGGGCTGCGGGGGCGGGGGATCGGCGTCCGCCTCGGGCGATGCCGCACTCACAAGCTGCGCCAGCCGCTGGAACTCGGAGCGCGCCGGGGTGTTCGGCACCCACGCCTACACCGAGCACCAGTCGCAGCAGGCGCTCGTCACCAGCATCGAGTTCGAGGGCGCGGACGCCTGTGCGGTCGTCTTCTCCGTGGCCGAGCAGGACGCCGAGCACGGCACCGTGGGCGAGGTGGCCACGCTGCGCGGCTGGGTGCCGATGCAGGTCGCGGGCGGCGACCCCGAGGCACTGCAGCGCCGCGGCACCTCCGACGCGAACGCGTCCGTGGCCTCCGACGGCACCGTCGAGCTGCAGTGAGCGCCCGGCTGCTGATCTGGCGGGGGGAGGACGGATTCCGCGCGGAGAGCGCGCAGGCCGAGCTCGGCCCGCATGGCCTGCGCGCCCGCGGCGTTCAGGTGGGCGTGGACCCGGATGCCTATCGGCTCGACTACGAGCTCGAGACGGACGAGCGCCTCGTCACTCGCCGGGTGGCGCTGCACGCCGAGGGCGATGGCTGGTCGCGGACGCTCGAGCTGGTGCGCGACCGGTCGGGGCGCTGGAGCCCGGAGGTCGAGGGCCTCGATGGCGCCGAGGACGGCGACCTTCACTTCTCGCCGCTCTTCAACACCATGCCGGCGCTGCGCGCCGGGCTGCTGGAGCGTGACGACGCCGCCGACTTCACGATGGCGTTCGTGTCGCTCCCCGACCTGAGCGTCACCCCGAGCGAGCAGCGCTACGAGCACGTGTGTCGGCTTGAAGGCGGCGGCGCGGTGGTGCGCTACTCCAGCGGCGACTTCAGCTCGGAGCTCACCTACGACGCCGACGGCTTCGTCGTCGACTACCCGCAGATCGGCTCGCGCGCCTACCCGCCGAGCTCCGCGGCGAACCCCTCGCGCCAGCTCGGGTAGCGGGGCGTCCAGCCCAGCTCGCGCCGCGCCCTGGCGTTCGAGGCGCCGCGGAGCTGTGTGGACATCATCACCGCGAACGGCCCGGCGGCCAGGCGGGCCACGAAGCGCGGGACCCGGCGGGGCGGCTTGGCTCCGAGCGCCTGCGCGTACACAGGCAGCCACTGCCGGATGGGAGCAGGCTCGTCGTCCACCACGTTGTAGATGCCGGGCGCGCCCCGATCGAGGGCCGCGACCGTTGCCGCCGCCGCATCCTCGGTGTGGATGAACGAGGAGATCCCCGCCCCGGAGCCCACGACGGGATAGCGCCGGGCGCGCACCTGCCCGCCGATGTCCCCGTCGGCGGCGTAGTAGGTGCCGGGCCCGTAGAAGAACCCGTAGCGGAGCACGACTCCCTCCAGCCCGTCCGCGCCCACCACCGCGCGCTCGACCTCGAGCACGGTGCGAATGCTCTTGTCGAGCGGGGGAGGCGCGTCGTCGTAGGTGGGGTCGGACTCCACCTTCACGGCGCCGCCCTCCGGTGCGTAGAGGAACCCGATGCTCTGGGCCACCACCCGGCGCGCGCCACCCGCCCGCGCCGCCTCGAGCAGATGCGGCGTGGCCTCGCGGCGTACGCGGTCGTTGCCCGCGTACGCCTCGCCCAGGCGGCGCAGGTCGAGCGAGCTTGGGAGGTCGGTGAGCTGGTGCACCACCACGTCGGGGCGGGCGTCGCCGACCGCGGCGATCACGCCCTCGCGGTCGAACGCGTCGCACACCGCGGCCCGCGCGCCCGCCTGCTCCAGCGCACGCGCCTTCTCCGCTGAGCGGGTCATGCCGGTCACCTCGTGCCCGGCGGCGACGAGCTGTCGCACGAGCGGGCGGCCGATGGCGCCGGTGGCGCCCGCCACGAACACCTTCATCGCTGCGCCTCCGGGCGGCGCGCGAGCCAGACCAGCACGAGCGTGCCTATCGCGAGCAGCACCGCGTTCACCGGCCCGAGCCCGGCCGGGTCGGTCTCGCCGGCGTCCCAGATGTGGTTGAGCGTGTGGAGCGCGTACTGGATGGCGGCGAAGCCGAGCACGGGCATCCTCCACGACGGCCGCTCGGCCGCCACCGCGAGCGCCACGCCCAGCGCGGCGGTCCAGGTGGCGAGGTCGCCGAGGAAGTGCGGCTCCTGCGGCGGGTAGCCGGCCACGTCCTGTGCGAACGAGTCCGGGGCGAACGACATCCAGGCGGCGAGCCCGAGGTGCAGCGCCGCGAGCGCGAGCAGAAGCGGTCTCATGCCCGGGAGTCTGCCAGCCGCTGGTCCCCCGATGAGGTCCAGTACCGGATGGATAGAACGATCGTCGAGATGGTCAGCGGCACGTCTGCCCCGACAGCGGCAGGTCGCGCGAGGAACGCCCCACGCTGAGCACGTAGCAGCCCGGCGCCAGCGCCCAGCGATCCTCGCCCGCATCCCAGTGGGAGAGGTCGCGCGCGCTCAGCTCGAAGCGCACCCGATGCGACTCCCCGGGCTCGAGGCGCAGCTTCTCGAACCCCTTGAGCCAGCGCGGCGGCTGCGGCACCCCAGGACCCGGCTCGGGCAGCCCGGCGTAGAGCTGCGCCACCTCGACCCCGGGGCGCCCGCCCACGTTCTCGACCGTGGCCTCCACCGCCGCGCCGCCGTCCGGAGCGTCCTCCAGCGACAGGTCGCGGTAGGCGAAGCGCGTGTAGGAGAGCCCGTGGCCGAACGGGAACAGCGGGGCGATGCGGTGCTCGTCGTAGTGGCGGTAGCCCATGAACACGCCCTCGGAGTACTGCGCGCGGAAGGCGATGCCCGGATAGCGCTCGAGATGCCCGGCCGTGGGCGTGTCGCTCTCGCGCTGGGGGAACGTGACGGGCAGGCGCCCGCCCGGGTCGCTGTCGCCGAACAGCACCGAGGCGATGGCGTTGCCGCCCTCCTGGCCCGGGTACCAGGCCTCTACGATCGCGGGCACGCGATCGGCCCACGGCATCAGCACCGGCCCGCCCGTCTCGAGCAGGACGACCGTGTTGGGATTGGCCGCGGCCACGGCCCGCACGAGCCCGTCCTGGTCCAGGCTGGTGGGGTCGCCGCAGAGCAGCGACAGGCACGGCTTGTCCACGAACTCCGTCTGGTTGTCGGTGACGACCACCACCGCCACGTCCGCCTCCGCGGCCGTCCGGGCGGCCAGCGGCGGGAGCAGCCCGTCGTCGTGGCGCACGGCGATCCCCTCCGCCGCGGCGCGACGGCGGATGCCGTCGAGCGGCGTGACGGCGTAGAACGGGCTGACGTTCGAGCTGCCGCCGCCATTGCGGTACTCGTCGGAGCGGGGGCCGATGACGGCGATGGAATCCACCCGATCGGGGTCGAGCGGAAGCCGGCCGCCATCGTTCTTGAGCAGTGCGATGGCGTCCTCTTCGACCTCGCGCACCGCCTGTCCGTGCCCGGCCACGTCGATCGGCCCGGATGTCAGCTCGGCGTCGAAGAAGCCGAAGGCGAACATCGTGCGCAGGATGCGGCGCACGTTCTCGTCGATGTCGTCCTCGTCAAGCGAGCCCGCCGCGAGCGCCACCTGCAGGGCCGGCGCGCTGTACCAGCCGGCGAACGGCATCTCGAGGTCGGTGCCCGCGCGTGAGGCCGCCGAAGTGCTGTTCTGCGCGAAGCCGTAGTCGGTGAGCGTGAAGCCCTCGAAGCCCAGCTCATCGCGCAGCAGGCCGTTGAGCAGCTCGCGGTTCTCGGTCATGTTCGTGCCGTTCACGCCGTTGTAGGCCACCATCACGCTGGCCACGCCTGCCCGCACGGATGCCTCGAAGGCGGGCAGGTAGATCTCGCGCAGCGTGCGCTCGTCCACCACCGCGTCGGTCAGGAAGCGGTCGGTCTCGTGGTTGTTGGCCAGGTAGTGCTTGACGTTGGCGGCCACGCCCTGGGCCTGCAGGCCGTCGATGAAGGGCACGGCCAGGCGCGAGGCCAGGAAGGGGTCCTCGCCGTAGTACTCGAACGTGCGCCCGCCCTGCGGCAGCCGGACCATGTTCACGGCGGGAGCGTGGATCACGTGGTTGCCCTTGCGCGCTCCCTCGTCGCCCACGATCGCGCCCAGGCGGCGCGCGGCCTGGGGGTCGAACGTGGCGGCCAGCGCGATCGGCGCCGGCAGCCCGGTGGCGTCGCCCTCGCGTATGCCCGCCGGGCCGTCGTTGAAGTAGAGGGTGGGGACGCCCAGGCGGGGCACGCCGAGGCTGGTGCCGTTGGCGGGGTCGCCCGTGAGCACTCCCGCCAGATCGTCGCCGCCCATGAGGCCGAGCTTCTCGTCGAGGGTCATCGCTTCGAGCAGCAGCTCCGCCCGCGCGTCGGGCCCGACCGAGGAGTCGCACCACGGGTGCGCGCCGCACGGCGCCGCGGCGGCCGGCGCGGTCGCGACGAGCGCGACCGCGAGCACGATGAGCGCGGTTGTCCCCCTGACAGACACGGCCTCCCACGCCGACTCTACCCGGCGATAGCTTGTGGGCATGGCGGTCTTCGAGGCTCGAGCCCACTGGAGCGGCTCCACCGGCGCCGGCTGGGACAGCTACGACCGCGCCCACGCGGTCAGCGCCCCGCCGGCCGAGCAGGGGCTCACCGTCACCACCGGCGAGTCGCACGGCGACCCGTCCCTGCTCAACCCCGAGCAGCTCGTGGTGGCCGCCGCCTCCTCCTGCCAGCTGCTGTGGTTCCTGCACCTCGCGGCCAAGGCGCGGATCGACGTCGTGGAGTACGAGGACCGAGCCCGGGCCCACATGCCGGCGGGCGCGATCACCGAGATCGTGCTGCGCCCCCGCATCGTGGTGGCGGGTGACCCCTCGGAGGCGCGCGTCCGGCGCCTGTGCGAGCTCGCCCACCGCGAGTGCAACGTGGCCAAGAGCCTCAGCGGGGAGGTGCGCGTGCAGCCGGAGCTGGAGCGGCGGTGAGCGAGGACCCCTGGACGGGCGCTCGCGAGCGCGCCCGACGACGAGTCCCGGCGCGCCGAGCGAGGGCGCTTCACCGACGATCTACGGGTAGCCGCACAGGCGCTTCGCTGACGAGCGTCCTACCATGGTCCCATGACCTCCGAGCGAGCCCAGGCATACGGACGGGTGACGAGGACCCTCGATGGCCTCTCCCTCACGCCCGAGCAGCAGGCCGTGATCCGCGAAGCCGCGGACGGACTGCTCTTCTCCGAGGATCTCGCGGCCGACGCTCCCGCGCGTGAGGCGCTCGCCGAGCTGCGCGCCCTCGCCGGGAAGCTCGTGGACGACGACGTGCTCGAGCCCGGCACCGTCGAGCGGCTCGTGGGCGAGGTCGAGGACTGCGGTCCGGTCGCGTCGGTCGCGCCGGTCGCGTAGCCCGCGAGCGCCACCCTCCCCTCAAGCCGCCCGTGGCTCGGCCGATCACACGGGGATGAGCATCGAGAGCGCAGTGCTGCGGGTGGCCGAGCTCCAGCGGTCGCTGGGGTGGTCGCCGCCGCCCACACAGCCTCCGCCCGGAGGGTTCGCCGGCGCGCTCGGCGCTGCGGCCGCAAGCCCGGGTGCCGTGCCGGCGCAGGCGGCGGCGCCCGGTTCGTATCCGCACCTCTCCGGTGATCTCGACGCGGCGCCCGACCTGCTCGCCCGCCTCGATGCCCTCGCCGCGCGGCGGGGAGAGCGCTTCGAGATCACCAGCGGGCATCGCAGCTACGACGAGCAGGCTCGGCTATGGGCCGGACGCGGCTCCAACCCCTTCCCGGTGGCGCAGCCCGGCACGTCCCGTCACGAGACCGGCCGGGCGGCCGACGTGACGATCGGCGGGCGGCCGATCCAGGACGTGATCCCCGCCGGCGAGCTGCTGGCAGCGGGGATCCGCCCGCTGGCGGGCGACGCGGTGCACGTCGAGCTTGTCGTGTAGCGGCCCCGGCGGCCGGGTAGCCCACCTGCATGAGCGTCTCCTGGCTCATGATCGAAGAGGGGTGGGAGGTGGTGGACACCTCCGGCCGCGTGGCCGGTGAGGTCCACGAGCTCGTGGGCGACCGCGATGCCGACATCTTCGACGGCCTGCGGGTGATGACCCCGGGTGGGATCGAGAGCTACGTCCCGGCCGCGCGCG
It includes:
- a CDS encoding DoxX family protein, with the translated sequence MQLLRTLIGLLFAAHGAQKLFGWFGGGGPAGTGEMFESMGLSPGKRNALAAGAAETGGGALIAADIGKPLAAAALSGSMVTAVRHAHLPKGLWNHEGGYEYNLVLLAGIFAIVAEDDGLPWAIGALAAGAAGSFATTALAEREAETVEEEAVVREAPRVVAPVT
- a CDS encoding TIM-barrel domain-containing protein codes for the protein MGRRGLAGLIVAAAVLAALAPGAAAQPIVVEGVGAHAVIERSPLRISFQDEHGRTVLRQARGEGPLAVPPVPEPQPGGADLLDAPALYAPFPFLVGARSSVEIPATQWVGNLLTGVEGGVAHSARDVLAVERAGDGVRLTVSTTDPSRRLLVEVAPGAPGTMRVSAKVTPDDGVVTLGDAFVSRAGEAFRGFGGRHNALDQRGEDFVNWVAQQNVGAGPLEPIVAALPGTGGDRYMFPNGPHGAFHVQSQFISSSGYGFLLDRDELSSWRMASDRDDAWQVSAAAPAVDYLVAPGEPSEAIGSLTAVGGRHRVPPSWALGPQLDRLTRFGTETEASYKASVEQDLRDIERFDLPLSAYRIEAWRYYEPAQLERVIDRLHARGIRALLYFRAFVGTDEIGTDDPAEFDEALSKRYVATTPGGLPYVFIGNFFGPTALIDFTDPAARRWWTRRVQAALDLGADGFMQDFGEQVLSGMRFHDGSTGAEMHNRYPVLFHRITREAVEEWEAEHPGRDVWFFTRAGYSGTPGSAAHEGGNFPGDETTDWSRSSGLASLATDMLNRAVGGAYGYGTDIGGYFDFHTPPTTKELFIRWAEWAVLSPLMRLHGSINAGTHTPWSFDAQTVAIYNRLSRLRLEAAPYIEEAWREAAATGVPPTRPLWLAFPGDPEAARQDQQWMLGDDVLVAPVVEEGARSRRVYFPAGCWEHPETGERFEGTGYARVAAPLGRLPYFFACGETPF
- a CDS encoding putative glycolipid-binding domain-containing protein, whose amino-acid sequence is MSARLLIWRGEDGFRAESAQAELGPHGLRARGVQVGVDPDAYRLDYELETDERLVTRRVALHAEGDGWSRTLELVRDRSGRWSPEVEGLDGAEDGDLHFSPLFNTMPALRAGLLERDDAADFTMAFVSLPDLSVTPSEQRYEHVCRLEGGGAVVRYSSGDFSSELTYDADGFVVDYPQIGSRAYPPSSAANPSRQLG
- a CDS encoding NAD(P)-dependent oxidoreductase, with the protein product MKVFVAGATGAIGRPLVRQLVAAGHEVTGMTRSAEKARALEQAGARAAVCDAFDREGVIAAVGDARPDVVVHQLTDLPSSLDLRRLGEAYAGNDRVRREATPHLLEAARAGGARRVVAQSIGFLYAPEGGAVKVESDPTYDDAPPPLDKSIRTVLEVERAVVGADGLEGVVLRYGFFYGPGTYYAADGDIGGQVRARRYPVVGSGAGISSFIHTEDAAAATVAALDRGAPGIYNVVDDEPAPIRQWLPVYAQALGAKPPRRVPRFVARLAAGPFAVMMSTQLRGASNARARRELGWTPRYPSWREGFAAELGG
- a CDS encoding glycoside hydrolase family 3 C-terminal domain-containing protein, which codes for MSVRGTTALIVLAVALVATAPAAAAPCGAHPWCDSSVGPDARAELLLEAMTLDEKLGLMGGDDLAGVLTGDPANGTSLGVPRLGVPTLYFNDGPAGIREGDATGLPAPIALAATFDPQAARRLGAIVGDEGARKGNHVIHAPAVNMVRLPQGGRTFEYYGEDPFLASRLAVPFIDGLQAQGVAANVKHYLANNHETDRFLTDAVVDERTLREIYLPAFEASVRAGVASVMVAYNGVNGTNMTENRELLNGLLRDELGFEGFTLTDYGFAQNSTSAASRAGTDLEMPFAGWYSAPALQVALAAGSLDEDDIDENVRRILRTMFAFGFFDAELTSGPIDVAGHGQAVREVEEDAIALLKNDGGRLPLDPDRVDSIAVIGPRSDEYRNGGGSSNVSPFYAVTPLDGIRRRAAAEGIAVRHDDGLLPPLAARTAAEADVAVVVVTDNQTEFVDKPCLSLLCGDPTSLDQDGLVRAVAAANPNTVVLLETGGPVLMPWADRVPAIVEAWYPGQEGGNAIASVLFGDSDPGGRLPVTFPQRESDTPTAGHLERYPGIAFRAQYSEGVFMGYRHYDEHRIAPLFPFGHGLSYTRFAYRDLSLEDAPDGGAAVEATVENVGGRPGVEVAQLYAGLPEPGPGVPQPPRWLKGFEKLRLEPGESHRVRFELSARDLSHWDAGEDRWALAPGCYVLSVGRSSRDLPLSGQTCR
- a CDS encoding OsmC family protein; this translates as MAVFEARAHWSGSTGAGWDSYDRAHAVSAPPAEQGLTVTTGESHGDPSLLNPEQLVVAAASSCQLLWFLHLAAKARIDVVEYEDRARAHMPAGAITEIVLRPRIVVAGDPSEARVRRLCELAHRECNVAKSLSGEVRVQPELERR
- a CDS encoding M15 family metallopeptidase, yielding MSIESAVLRVAELQRSLGWSPPPTQPPPGGFAGALGAAAASPGAVPAQAAAPGSYPHLSGDLDAAPDLLARLDALAARRGERFEITSGHRSYDEQARLWAGRGSNPFPVAQPGTSRHETGRAADVTIGGRPIQDVIPAGELLAAGIRPLAGDAVHVELVV
- a CDS encoding PRC-barrel domain-containing protein, with the translated sequence MSVSWLMIEEGWEVVDTSGRVAGEVHELVGDRDADIFDGLRVMTPGGIESYVPAARVGDIQDGRVAVSIDAGALPDEDAEPPGGREVRRDRSQGL